The Lonchura striata isolate bLonStr1 chromosome 8, bLonStr1.mat, whole genome shotgun sequence genomic interval GGGTCTTTATGTCGTGGTTGGAAATGGAATCATTACTGTATTTTTGAACTCCTGCTAACGTCATTGACACCCACCTACATTCTACTAGAAATATAAGTGCAGAGATCAGGTTGTTCACAGATTACTAGGAGACCAACCAAGAAGGGGCAAGCCAAAGCCAAATTCCCTGGTAAGCTCTATTTTAAAGAGAGGGAGAATTCCTTTTCTCCCCGAGTCAAGTTGTGAAATGGATCTCTAGTATGTTAGACCAGGCTGTATTAAATACCATTGCACTTACTATTATATGTAGTAAAATGtaatgcagttttaaaaaacTGAGCTGTCTGGATCTTGGGCCATATTTTTGCATTCTCCTTGGAGTACATAGAGTTCTGGTGCTGTATTAGCCACTGAAAATGGCTTTATGTAATAAATGTAAACTTACAAATGTAATATGTTGTGCTGAGTATTCTACTGGTCCCTCAGAAGAGAGTCCAGTGTCTAGAAATAGCTTTGGTGTGGGAAACACTTgtttagaataattttttcttctaagtACCTTAGGACtatgaaaacaaagagttgatAGCACATGGATGTAATCTGCAGTGGGCAGACTTTCCTTGGATTCACATGATCAGTGACAGCTCTGTAGGATTTAAGTAGTATGTCTGTTTGCCCTTCTTACAGACACTCTGTTCATCTCCAGCATGTGGAAAGTGCTGCTCCTGGGTCTGTACATGGTATTGGCTGTGAGAGGATTGGCAAAGGGTGCTTCTTTCCAGCCAGAAGATAAATGGAAGCCTCTTGATAACCCCAGAAACAGGGACCTGGTAAGGAAATGTTTCAAGAAAGAAAGCTGAAGttctgtgtggttttttgttttccattaagAGACTCCTTATCGTCTAAATTTAAAGGCAAGTGGGGCCCATTAGATGTAAAATTAGGAGCAGTGCACTTTGTATGGTCAATAACAATTTCTCAGTCAAGATGTACCCCTTCACTGAAGAGACATTCTCAGAGCACAGTAGTGCATAAAACATGCTTATATCTCCATCCAGcagctttcatttttaagaaattattttgattataCAGCCACTTGTTTTATGAAACAGAAGAGGAATGATTACCGTGTTTCTTTCCAATGTGTGCTCTGATTGCATGTTACTTCATCTCATGGAAGTACAAATAAGTCTGCATCTGACAGCTATGAAAATACCACTCAGAGAACATTTACACAATCTTAAAAAGAATTTGTGAAGGAAAGGAATCATTTCTTTGTAATATTTCCTCAGTGTTTTAAGAAGCTTTAATTTCCCCCTGGAAGTGATTGTAAGGGGACAGTTCAATTCATTTGCCCGTTGTTGCTGACTCTGACCAAAATGTTTACAGAAGTGTCCTGTTTGCTCTCAGCAGGGCTTTGCCTGTGCCTGTTTTACAAGGGTGCAGTTATCTCACAGCCCCTGTGGTTCAGTGGGGAGCACAAATGAGCAGGACACTGTTGCTGCTCTTCTGACATCAGATGCACAAGCCATGGATGGAGTGGGCATGTCTGAATTAGGTTACCTGCACTGTATCAGGTTATGATCAGAATAGAGGATTTCATCCCACAGAAGAATAAATACTACAGCTAATGTGTCAGTAGAAATAATTAATCTCCATGGGTCATGCtctatttattttcacatcCATGGTCTGTTCAGTTTTTCAGAACACTCCAGGCTTACTTCTCGGGCAGGGGTCTCGATCTCAGAAAGTTCCCAGCTACTTTCACTGTGAACAATGAAGGACCAAGGCTCTACTCAGATCCTATTGCTTCTGCATTTGCAGattatgaagaaaagaaaaaatcctttcaGAACTACTTCAAAGACTGAAAGATTCTGCTGATGAAGGTAAAAGAGGGTGCCTTGTCCTCTAATGTTGTTATGTGTAACCAAGAAAGATTCTGACTGAAGTATAAAAGTAACCTCTTTCTcagaaggaattaaaaatgtAGTACCTTAACCCTTGCCTGAAGTGGGGTTTAAAATTCTTGAGGCAGAGATTTATGAGGTCGTTACTACTTGGATAAAATAACACATGGTACTTGTGAGGAGGAGTAAACAGaccatgatttttttcttttttctcccctctgtcATATGGAGGAGAATTCTGAAAATGTAGATAATAGGGGATGCAGGTTTTATGGAAGGAATTGAAAAGAGTAAGATTACAAATTGAGATTAATTAATGGTTTCTTGTGATATATGtatattaagaaaattaatttaggcATAAGTTATTGCACTAAGAAAGCATACATTATCTTTTACATTCATGGGAAATACTGTTTTCTTCTGGTTTATAAATAGCTGAGAATTTCAATAAGATTTAAATCAAAGCATTTTGGTGATTTACTCAGTATCTTAAAGTGGTTAATTTGTAATCAATATTCAGCTTTGGATTTCCAGCTCTGTCCTGTTCTTGGCCTGCTTAACACTTGTCTGTTTATAATCAAAATCAAAGCTTTATTCTTAATATGAACCATAATAAAGATTGCATTCAAATTTTAATACTAAATTCTCTTTTTGCTGAGTTATTATATCAGGAAAAATAGAATCAGCACAGAATCTGTATTTTGTgtgcataaaataaaatgaaaagggaaTTCAGAAGGGATGCTCTCCTGTAAGtcacagcagcagtgagaaaATGACTGGTGGAAGTTTTGTCCTGCATAATTCAGAATGGTCATGGCAGTGCTTGTCAGTGTTCAGAACTGTTTTATGGGAACAGAGGTTCAGCCAGTGTTTTCTTGTCTTGGTTTGGATCATACCTTGGTTGCATatataatacagaaatattagTCTCACTATTCGtattttttttggtcttttttagGCATTGACTTCAGAACTCCATGCCAAATGGAAACCTTCACAGCAAAATTTTACTGCTTTGACTTTTTACCTGTTAGCTGACAATTCCAAAGTCTCTTCACTGTCACCGTTTCTGCCGATGGAATGTGGTGTCCTGCTGCAATGAGCATTATTCTGTCTATTGACAAATGCGTGCTCTTCAGCTACTGCAGTCTGTGAGCAGAATTGTGCTTAAGCGTGAATAAATGAGGAGTGCAACAGCCACTGCCAAGCGTCTTTGTTCAAAGCTGGGAAATAAACATTCCCTTTCAGATTAATATCAGATTAATAGCAGAGCTGCCCCAAGGTGTTCTGTGACAAGTTTTCCGATGCTCTGTGGGTACAACCCCTTTCTTGGTGGCCTGTGGCTGCGTGTGCCGCACCCTGCCCTGGTCAGCAGTGCCCCATCGCTCTGTGTTGGAGTTAAAGCCGCTCGGCGGTGAAGCTGCCGGGGAGCAGAGGCGGCCGGAGGAGCGGAGGCGGCCGGAGGAGCGGAGGCGGCCGGAGGGGCAGAGGCGGCCGGAGGGGCAGAGGCGGCCGGGGCAGCGGAGGCGGCCGGGGGAGCGGAGGCGGCCGGGGGAGCAGAGGCGGCCGGAGGGGCAGAGGCGGCCGGAGGGGCAGAGGCGGCCGGGGCAGCGGAGGCGGCCGGGGGAGCGGAGGCGGCCGGGGGAGCAGAGGCGGCCGGAGGGGCAGGGGCGGCCGGAGGGGCAGGGGCGGCCGGGGCGGCAGAGGCGGCTGGAGGGGCAGAGGCGGCCGGAGGGGCAGAGGCGGCCGGAGGGGCAGGGGCGGCCGGAGGGGCAGAGGCGGCCGGGGCAGCAGAGGCGGCCGGGGGAGCAGAGGCGGCCGGAGGGGCAGAGGCGGCCGGGGGAGCAGAGGCGGCCGGGGGAGCAGAGGCGGCCGGGGAAGCACAGGCggctggaggagcagaggcGGCCGGGCAGCAGAGGCggctggaggagcagaggcGGCCGGGCAGCAGAAGCCGCCGCGCCCGGCGCCCGCCCCTCGCTCCCGCCCTGCCCTCACGGCCCCTCCGCCGCCCGGAACGCGcgcgggcggccgcggcggcggcgggcgccaTAGCGGGAGGGAGGCGGTGCTTCCCTCACACGGCTCCCCCGGGCCGCGGCGGAGCCATGTCGGGCTTCAGCCCGGAGCTGATCGAGTACCTGGAGGGGAAGATCTCCTTCGAGGAGTTCGAGCAGCGCCGCGAGGAGCGCAAGAGCCGCGAGAAGGTGAGCGCGCCCCGCTTGGCCGCCGCACGGCCCGGGCCGCCGCCCTCACGCCAGCACCTGCAGGGCACGGCCCGGCGCTCTGCGCGTGGAggggccccggcgctgccccgcggcTGCGGAGCCGCGAGTGCCGGTCAGCGGGACTCGCGGGGAGTGGCGGCTGTGCGGGCCGGCACCGCCCGGACGCGGAGTCCGTGCTGCGGGTCGCGGCCAGGGGCTGGCTCGGGTCTCGGCTCCGccgggctgtgctgctgcagctcccccagcacaAGGAGCTGCTCGGGTCTCAGCTCCGccgggctgtgctgctgcagctcccccagcacaAGGAGCTGGCTCGGGTCTCGGCTCCGccgggctgtgctgctgcagctcccccagcacaAGGAGCTGGCTCGGGTCTCAGCTCCGccgggctgtgctgctgcagctcccccagcacaAGGAGCTGGCTCGGGTCTCGGCTCCGccgggctgtgctgctgcagctcccccagcacaAGGAGCTGGCTCGGGTCTCGGCTCCGccgggctgtgctgctgcagctcccccagcacaAGGAGCTGGCTCGGGTCTCAGCTCCGccgggctgtgctgctgcagctcccccagcacaAGGAGCTGGCTCGGGTCTCGGCTCCGccgggctgtgctgctgcagctcccccagcaTCATCTGAGGGAGAGAGCCGGCGCGGCTCCTCGTTTGACTTCCTGGCAGCAGTGAATATAGGGAGACACGGTTGTGTCCGACGCTATGTAGGCGGTGATTAAAAGAAAGCACGCGCGATCTGTCGGAGTGTTGCAGTTCTTTTTAACTTCGCTATATTTGTGACAACGTGCTGCtgaatttctgtatttcttggtCTTCAGAGGGCAGATTCAGCAGAACTCAGCTGCTATGGAAGGACAAGTGTTAGCCTAGGGCAGCGTTCTTACAGGAATAATGAGTGCTGTTTTTGTATTGACAGGCTTCTGGAAGGATTTGTCACACAgaactttttctttctaatacAGTCAACCCCACCTCACTGTAGTTCCCAATAAGCAATGGACTGGTCTCTTTGCGATGTGAACAATCACCATCTGAGTCTCCCCACGttgataaaaatataaatgtcttGAAAGCAAGTAATGTTGGGTTTTAGCCACTTAAAAATACAGTGCTTATGCTACCTGTTTCACTGGCAGTGCAAAGGCTGGAAAGCCAAATGGTAACTGGAAATATATGGGGGAAATAAAAAGGGGTAACACTATAAAGgtaataatttggttttttatgTGTGTAGGATGGTGAAAATGCATCTGCTGAGGAAAATGAGGAAGATGTAGAGGCTCCATCTTCATCCAGAAAAGCATCTGGGAAATCCCAAAGTCAGGATGAAACTGATGGTTGGTGTTTCTAATATAATCATTCCTATTTAAAAAGGCACTGGAAGTATTTGCTCTTCAATACTTAACTTCATAAAAATCTGGCTCCATTTTTCCACTTCTGGTCTCTGAAGGGactgaaataaaagagaaattaaattaataattatgtTTTATTCAGATGGgggcagaggaagaaaagtaTTGTGTTTAGATGCTTAATGTGCAAGTCAGAATCAAAATTATCAAATATATCCCAGTTGAAAAAAATAACCATAAAACCCAGGTGTGCTCCCCAAGTCCCTCTCCTATATAGGCAATACGTGGTAGATTTGTTTTTCAGTCCCTACTTGATACTGTAGCTATTTTTTAGTCAAATCTTCATTGTCCAATCTCCCAGCTCAAACCTTTGAACCCTACATATTTAGAGTTTTGTGTATAGATCTGTGGTCAGTTATAACCCTGGGTTCACTTCATAAtgagaagttaaaaataaaaaaatgggaaattctTAAAAACTATATGCCTTAAGCATATTTATTCAAAGTACTTGGCatagttttctttcttactttaaagaattctcttctttttccagAGAAATGCAAAGAACATGGATTTTGTATTTACACATGTTAGAAGGTACTTGTTGCCATGGATGGAATGGTTACAGGATCTTGTTTTCAGTTACTTCAAAACATTGGTTGTTCCTCATTGCTCCGTAGTAGAACTCTCTGCTCACTTACAGCCTCTTCAGCTGAAAAGCTTATTGCAGCCAGCCAGCTCAATGCTTGAAAACTGCTTAATATTCTTATGGATTGAGAAAAATGTTGATTAAACTGTGGCTTCATTCTctgtgttcctttttttttcatttcagatatCCAAAAGATGTTACAGGCTGGGCCATAGCAAGCATTGGTGATGAATAATAATGCAGAGCTTTAAAACAAAGAGGCTGTCAAtagtttttctgcatttctgcaggCAGCACTCTTACAGAATAGCTGCTTCAAGTGGGCTGCTGTTTTCTCTACAGTTGTCCAGGGAAGCAACATGTCCTCTTCATTATATCATAAACCTATTGTACTTCTTTCTCAACCAGGAGAAACAGCAGACGGGGTCAGTAAATCTGTCCATCGGGTCTTTGCATCCATGCTTGGGGaaaatgaagaggaggaggatgaagaggaggaggaagaagaagaagaggaggaggagcaagAAGAAACTACAGAGCAGCCTACAGCtggagatgtttttgttttggagaTGGTTCTTAATCGAGAGACCAAGAAAATGATGAAAGCAAGTATTTAAACTTTCATATAACTTCCATGTATCTCCTGACCATACTGTACAAATGCCACTTTGTGTGACTTTTAGCTGCTTACTGAGAAATTTGCCTGGAAATTGTTCCAAGTAGGATAATCCTGCTTATGCTGATGTTTGTTATGCTGTCTTTGTTGATTATAAAAGCGCTGTAGTTTACTGTTTGAAAGCTTTCAGAAATCGTGAAATCAGTTTTCCCAGTGTCAGAAAGTTATGAACATTAGCAAGTCTTTTAGTCAGTCATTTATTATTGCTAGTACTTAAATAACTTGGTGTTAGGTGGTGTTAAGGACAGCAGGATGTCTCGTGAATTTGGGCACAAGTCAACCTTGGGCAGAAACAGCATCCCTTTCCATTTAGGAGAAAAGACCTCGCAGCAAACTTCCCCGTGCCTTGAGGGGTCTGATGGGAGAGGCCAACATCAGATTTGCTCGAGGAGAGCGTGAGGAGGCCATTCTGATGTGCATGGAGATCATTCGACAAGGTATGGGAGAATGGGCAAACCTTTGGGCTTTACAGATGGGGTGAAGTTTCCatgtgcaggagcaggattAAGTGTGGCTTCactgaagatgaaaataaatggtACAAGCAAAGTCAGGGTATAAGGAGTAGAATTAAGAATATGTGGtgcatttcctttatttttttgcttataaAAAGAAACTAGCACCCCAGTTCCACAGAGGCCCAAGCCTTGGCTTAGCTTTACACAGTTTGTTTTTACTGTCTTTGTAGATGCAAAGTATAAGCATCAGCATGCCTTACAGTGTAGAATAATACTATAATTGGTTGTTGTTAGATTCAGTCAAGCTGTTTAATAATTTACAGACAGGAATCAGAAACTTATCTGTAAGTTTTTCCTGAATTTAAACAGCACATGTTTCATAATTCTGATACCTGTTCTTTGAGAAAGGCAAGTTATTTGTTTCCAGTGTGGATTTTAGACAATAAATCTTAGtaattcttttttgtttttttcacagcTCCTCTTGCTCATGAGCCATTTTCCACTCTTGCCATGATCTATGAAGACCAGGGTGATATGGAGAAATCACTGCAGTTTGGACTGATTGCGGCTCACTTAAATCCTAGCAATACTGAGGAGTGGGTTAGACTGGCAGAAATGTCATTGGAGCAGGACAATATTAAACAGGCTGTTTTCTGCTACACAAAAGGTAGTGTAGCAAACattttaagaatttaaaatcAATGCTAGGTGCTAATGgcaataattttgttttcttctcctttctagTTTAGTTTGCTTCAGGGTGATAGAATTCTGATACCTCTGTCTGGATTTTGATAAAAAGTCAATGAATCTGTAATACAGGATGTCCTTGCAAGAACCCTGTGCATATTCATTAACATGAATCAAGGAAATGAATGCGAAATCCACTGCTGCCTTTTCCTAAACTCCTGCtatgctgctgcttcttgctgTAGCTCTGAAGTACGACCCGACCAACGTGCGCTACCTGTGGGAGAGGTCCAGCCTGTACGAGCAGCTGGGGGAGCAGAAGATGGCCATGGATGGCTACCGGCGCATCCTGAACCTCCTGGCTCCCTCCGACGGGGAGCGCTTCATGCAGCTGGCCCGAGACATGGCCAAGTGAGCTGGGATTTGCTTAGCCACGGGAGCCTGGTGGTTAAAGTGTGTAGCTGTCACACAGTGGTTTTTGCCTGTGAACTTCTTTCTTGTGGAAGTCTTAACTGCCTGTTTCAAAGCAATTTAAGATCTTTTGATCTCCACGTTTGGAAAATGTACCAAAAAATACAAGGATGTGTATTATAACAATGTTATTAGAGAAGGTTTCTTAAAGCAGGTTAATGTGGTACATGATTGTTGCCTGACTCCAATGGGGGAGGCTGTGATGAAAACTCCAGTAATGTCCTTACaaacaggggagaaaaaaattgttaattATGTGAAATATGTAAAAGTTTTCAACAGAtgtaaggaaaggaaaaacaccGCCTTTCTCACTGTCTTCTATAACATCCACTTGCTAATGAAAATCTTTGCTAATAagcaaaaatcagaaaaatataaaaatccttTCATTTTGGATCAAAGTATGTATTGTGAGTTATGTCAATTACCTGATATCTCATATCTGTATTTTATAGGAGTTACTACGAAGCCAGTGATGTGACCTCTGCTATTGAGATAGTGGAAGAGGCCTTTGCCAAGCACCAGAGCCTTGTGTCCATGGAGGATGTTAACATTGCAGCTGAACTGTACATCTCCTCCAAACAGTACGACAAAGCTCTGGCGGTATGGACAGTTCAGTGCACTTGGGTGTCATTTGCAGCACCTCTTTGCCTGCCAGAGTGGATGCTTTATGTTCATCATTTATGTTCCTGCAGTGCTAAAATGGAGTCCTGCTTCTGTAAAAATAGAACTAATCAGAAACAGACTGCTTGCTATTAGCTCTGTAGTAATTAGCATTTAAATTAGTGGTTCGATTGAATTAATTGAGGGCTGATAGATTTGTACGTTGTTTGAGGTTTAATTTTCGGATCCTTCCCCTTCTCTGTAGTGACCATAATCTTAGTAGCCAGAGAAGACCTTCAGGCTGGTTTTGTGAGTAATACCAGCAGGTCATTCTCTGAGTGGAAGGTTAAAATCATGACACTGAATGCTCTGATGGTTCaaatgcagatttttatttttggcagaCTTGTGTTGCAACTAATAATTTATGCATTAAGCACTAAGCATACATTTCAGAAAGACAATACATCTCAAAGGCATCAGGAATTAGAGAATATTGTTTATCTGGTCCAAATTTGTTAACTCTCACTTTTGAGGCATATTTCCAACTTGATTTGGTCTGGCTTTGAGAGGGAAGATGCTGGTATTTGCCCATTGCCATACTTTCCAAGACCCATTGAAAAGACACTGTAAATTGGGACTTTTCTTATGAACATTCTTATTTGTtgatattaaattatttaggttgttttttctctttctttatattttattcagCGCTCTCTCTGTCAGAGCACAGCATCATGAGCCTGCAAACAATTCCTCTAATCCCTTTTTGTACTTCTTCCCTCCTTAAACATCAGTCAGTCAATTTTATGTGCACAGCATTTAGCTACTGGATTTATTAATACAGTTGAACTGTAGTCACAGAGCAATTTCCCTGTTTCTTTTTGAAGGTTCTACTTGGGTAGATGAATGCAGCTTTACCTCTGATCACTTGTGTGATGTCTAAAACTGCCATGTAGGCTGGTTGTTCCATTTATGCTTTAAATCTTTGAAATGATCCAAGTTACTTTTCTGTTTTAGGTTATTACAGATTTTACAGGAATTGTACTTGAAAAAAAAGTACCAGAAAGAAGTGCAACTGAGGAGAAAAAGGGTAAGTAGCTGTCAAGTGGTTACTGTGACCGGGCTGTTCATGGAATATGACATCTTTCCTTTACCTTTTCAACTCCTGGGTATATTTTGCTGCACTGTTGACAGGCTTTTCTCTATTGAAATCTGTGGGTGCTCTTAGTGAGTTACATGGCATGGCCTCAGCCTGCTGTAAGTTACTCCAGTGTCCCCATAGCCCTGCTGACTCATTGAAGACATGGACTGCTCTCCAGGCAGCTGGAGGGCTTTTAAAGTTCTAAACATTCCTCTGTGTTTACATCAGACCAGCTATTTCTGCCAGCtaaataacttaaaaaaaaaaaaaaatatataagctTAGTGGCAACTGTGGTCTAGAATATCAACCTCTGACCTAAGAGTAGTGTTCTTTATACATCCTGCATCTGTTATTAACAACCTAACTGAAATCTAAGCATTCTAGCTTATAATTTAATGAAGTAGGTTGTCTTTGAGAAACATGCTTTATCGAAGTTATTTCAtctaaaaatgtttatttaggCTGTAGAATGGACATAGCACACCAAGTCCATAAGGGACAGTCTGTATTGTGTGTAAAGTGGTTGTCTCAGCAATCTGATCCAAACCCAGTACAGGTATAAGATATGTCTATTAGCTTTTTGCTCTGATTGCCCAGGTAAAAATGCAGTAGATTCATGAACAACTGCATGGAGCTTTTCAGCAGATAATTGCCAAGAAACAAAACTATGAGTCTGTAAATTAGAACACAATGTTTCCAAGTTACCTCCTGTGTGCCATTGGTTGAGAGGCTTCTAAAACAGAGCTGGATTCTCCACTCTCTGTTGCTTTGTAACTTCTGTAActgcttcctgctctgctgtccttaaaaaacaaacagtacaacacaaaaaagccccaaaccaaaacaagagaAACTCAGTCCGCTTTTCAGAGTAAGCTGCCATTGAATTATGGATTCAAAGGCAAAGTAACTACTGGTTAATCTTgtaatcttttaaaaaagataCAGGTGCATCAGTAGAAACTCAGGAAAGCCAGGAGGCAGTGACTGACAACCAGAGCCATTCAGTTGCTGAATCCAGTGCTCCAggtaagtaatttttttttttatttcagacaaGTCTGTGAGCTGATCATATGGTTAGGAACCAACTTGCAATCATGCAAAAGCTTGAGATTTCTAACAGCTCAGAAACAGGGCTTCTTCCAGAAAAGGATTTTGCTGtactgtattttcttctttcccttacTCAGAACTTCCCTCTAACCCAGACAGACACTTGtcattttgtaaaatatatcAGTAGGGGAATAGTTACCTTTGTGCTGGATATTGCAGTGTTCAGAGAATGATGAATTAGTCTGCATGTTATGATTTGCAGTAAAGGCATGTGGATGTGGGAGGTAAAAGGGAAACCTTAGGTTGGAAATCAGTTTTGTCAGGTTTTAGCGCTGAACATCTGGTGTAAGCACTGAAGTGAAGGAGAACTTAACCAGGAGTTAAGAAGGTGTCATGACTGAATGTGAAGCACCTATGATAATGGAATTTTACTGTGTGAGCTCTCATTTGCTGGTATTGTCATGGGCAGCTACTGTGCCTCATGTTTGTATTCTGATCAGGTTACGTTCAGCCTACCTGTTGTGTGAAGTTCTGTAGTTAACTCTGTTTAACAGTGTGTTCAGACAGTGCCTGTTACACAGGACTTCATTTAGCAAGAACAAGAACCTTGATACAGGGcgtttccttaaaaaaaaagaaggagaggGGGGTACAGGTGCATAAATTGTTAAAGGAAAGCTTTATTGAGCAAGTACCTCTAAGTAGGCAAAGGATCTAAGCATATGCTGTGGAATCCTGCTGTTGGAGTCGATGCAGACTGACAGCACTTGGTACCTCACATGGAATTACTGGTCTCAGAGACAGTAGGAAGACATTGCTCCAACTGTTGGAAAAGataaaggaggaggaaaagaaaggtaGACAAACACTTGCTAGAGCTgataagaatattttttcagttcCTGAGCATGGCCTGGAGGAGATGTGGTGCTTGAGAAGTGCTTCTTAAAGCTCTCAGTTCAGAAGGAAATTCTTTATCTTGTCACAGCTGTGGAGAAGGTCAGCTGCTGCATACCTGAGGGTGTTCCCATAGACATCACGGTCAAGCTGATGGTGTGCTTGATTCACTTGAATATCCTGGAGCCACTCAGTGTAAGTGGAAACCAGCTCACAAAGTGGGGGTAAGGTTCTAAGAAATCACAAAAGCAATTGTTCCTGTTTTCATAGACTTGAGGGGGTTGAGGGAGCTGTGGAGATTCTTTTTGCCTCTCTCCCACTCCAGGAGAGAAACCTCATAGGCCTGTAATAGCAGAAATAATATCTTTGCCCTTAGAAATTATGCCAGTGTAAGTATTACTAAAGCACAGTAAGTCACAGCCCGTGTGCTGTGATAGGCCCAGGACCATATTACAAAGCTGTGAATGCTAAGGAACAtgttttcactttgttttaAAACCATACTAAATCTGAAGACTGTTCTTTCAAAAAGGGTGCTCCTCACTGATGGACACTTTAACCCACTGGACATTTAAAACATCTAGAGTAGAAAAATGGGGCTTCTTCAGGAATGCTGAATTTCagatcttttatttttcacttcaaaacTAACATTAAATTAAAGGAAGTATAGTTCAGAAtgcaaatagaataaaaaacaTAGAATAAAAATGCAAGCTTCCAACAAAGTATGCCTTAAAGAAATTGATTATTTGTGCTTTAAatgtttgtgtggtttttcttaaAGCCTCTTTTGACTACTCTGGTGGAACAAAACCCAGAAGATATGGGTGACTTGTATTTGGATGTCGCAGAGGCTTTTCTGGATGTTGGAGAATACAATTCAGCCCTGCCTCTCCTGAGTTCCCTTGTCTGTTCAGAGCGATACAACCTGGCTGTTGTGTGGCTTCGGCAC includes:
- the GTF3C3 gene encoding general transcription factor 3C polypeptide 3 isoform X1 → MSGFSPELIEYLEGKISFEEFEQRREERKSREKDGENASAEENEEDVEAPSSSRKASGKSQSQDETDGETADGVSKSVHRVFASMLGENEEEEDEEEEEEEEEEEEQEETTEQPTAGDVFVLEMVLNRETKKMMKEKRPRSKLPRALRGLMGEANIRFARGEREEAILMCMEIIRQAPLAHEPFSTLAMIYEDQGDMEKSLQFGLIAAHLNPSNTEEWVRLAEMSLEQDNIKQAVFCYTKALKYDPTNVRYLWERSSLYEQLGEQKMAMDGYRRILNLLAPSDGERFMQLARDMAKSYYEASDVTSAIEIVEEAFAKHQSLVSMEDVNIAAELYISSKQYDKALAVITDFTGIVLEKKVPERSATEEKKDTGASVETQESQEAVTDNQSHSVAESSAPAVEKVSCCIPEGVPIDITVKLMVCLIHLNILEPLSPLLTTLVEQNPEDMGDLYLDVAEAFLDVGEYNSALPLLSSLVCSERYNLAVVWLRHAECLKALGYMERAAESYAKVVDLAPLHLDARISLSTLQQQLGRPEKALEALEPMYDPDTLAQDANAAQQELKLLLHRSTLLYSQGKMYGYIDTLLTMLAMLLKVAMSRAQVCLISSSKSGERHLYLIKVSRDKISDNDDQETANCDAKAIFAVLTSVLTKDDWWNLLLKAIYALCDLSRYKEAELLVDSSLEYYSFYEDRQKRKELEYFGLSAAILDKNFRKAYNYIRIMVMENVNKPQLWNIFNQVTMQSQDVRHHRFCLRLMLKNPDNHVLCVLNGHNAFVSGSFKHALGQYVQAFRANPDEPLYSLCIGLTFIHMASQKYVLKRHALLVQGFSFLHRYLDLRGPCQESFYNLGRGLQQLGLLHLAIHYYQRALELPPLTLEGIETDQTDLRRDTAFNLSLIYQSSGNTRMAQKMLYTYAVV
- the GTF3C3 gene encoding general transcription factor 3C polypeptide 3 isoform X2, which codes for MSGFSPELIEYLEGKISFEEFEQRREERKSREKDGENASAEENEEDVEAPSSSRKASGKSQSQDETDGETADGVSKSVHRVFASMLGENEEEEDEEEEEEEEEEEEQEETTEQPTAGDVFVLEMVLNRETKKMMKEKRPRSKLPRALRGLMGEANIRFARGEREEAILMCMEIIRQAPLAHEPFSTLAMIYEDQGDMEKSLQFGLIAAHLNPSNTEEWVRLAEMSLEQDNIKQAVFCYTKALKYDPTNVRYLWERSSLYEQLGEQKMAMDGYRRILNLLAPSDGERFMQLARDMAKSYYEASDVTSAIEIVEEAFAKHQSLVSMEDVNIAAELYISSKQYDKALAVITDFTGIVLEKKVPERSATEEKKDTGASVETQESQEAVTDNQSHSVAESSAPAVEKVSCCIPEGVPIDITVKLMVCLIHLNILEPLSPLLTTLVEQNPEDMGDLYLDVAEAFLDVGEYNSALPLLSSLVCSERYNLAVVWLRHAECLKALGYMERAAESYAKVVDLAPLHLDARISLSTLQQQLGRPEKALEALEPMYDPDTLAQDANAAQQELKLLLHRSTLLYSQGKMYGYIDTLLTMLAMLLKQFLLFSQAF